In Pectobacterium actinidiae, the DNA window ATCGTCAGCGTTGATCGCTTTAACGTGTTCCGCACCACCTTCTGCCGTGCGCACGGCTGCACCGGATTCCAGCAGCGCCGCATCTTGCACCAGCACGCCTTTTACGCCGAAATGCGCGCAGCTACGCATAATGCCGCCGAGGTTATGTGGGTTACCCACATCTTCCAGCGCCAGTACACAGTCGTGCTCGTCAGCCGTTTTCAGATACTCACGCACATCCATTCCCTGACGCTTTTTAATCAGGAAACACACGCCGCCGTGGTGCTCGGTGCCGGAAGCCTTAATCAGTTCTTCCTCTTCCACGACATGGTAAGCCTTGCGGTTTGCCGCCATCCAGCGCAGTGCATCGCGGAAACGCGGCGTCACTTCTTGCAGGAACCAGGCACGAACAATCACTTCAGAACGGTTTTTAAACAGCGCCTGACAGGCATTTTCGCCGTAGACACGCGTTTCTTCCTGACGCTGGCGACGCAATTGCTCGGGATCGATATGGCTCTTGCCAGTGATACCGCCATGGTCCGGCGTTTCGCTGTCGCTTGGCGCACGAGACACGGTTTTCCACGGTGATTCATAACCACCGGTATCGTCACCGCGCGGCCGACGAGGTTTATCACCGCTGCGTTCATTACGATCTTTATTGCCCCACGGCGACTTAGCATTGCTATCGCCATCGCGAGACGGATTTTCCCGGGCATAGCGCGGGTTAACATCACGCGGATGCTTCGGCTTTTCACGTTGATCGCGAGAGCCACTGCCGTCACGCCGATCGCCACGGCGATCTTTGTCAGCAGGGCGCTTGTTTTTATTCTCTTTCTCGCCCTCATCATCACTACGGACGTACATCACACGGACTTTGCCACTTTTACTATTGAATGAATCGCTCATTGTTTTCTCCACCTACGCGCTGGGCGCGAAGATTACCTTATGTACACCCGCTTAGCCACACGCTTGTGGTAAAAGAGCGCTAACAGTCAGAAGCTATTGTAGCTATTGGGCAAACCACGTTGTTGCCATCATGTCTCCCCACCATAATTTATTCACACTTAAGCAACATGCCGCTGACTTTCCAATGCCGCATTGCGCACATTTTATCAGCGACATCTTTATTTTAGCCCTTTTATCTGAGGCCCTGTTATGAATACGGTATGTGGATCTTGCCAAACAACCAATCGCCTGCCAGAAGAGCGTGTTGATGACCATGCAAAGTGTGGTCGTTGCGGAGAAACCTTATTCAGCGGTGACGTGATTAATGCCACAGAAGCGACGCTCGATAAGCTGTTGCAGGACGATCTTCCCGTCGTGGTCGATTTCTGGGCGCCCTGGTGCGGCCCCTGCGTCAACTTCGCCCCGGTGTTTGAAAACGTCGCGCAGGAGCGTAGCGGGACAATCCGCTTTATTAAGGTCAATACCGAAGCCGAACCGGCACTCAGCGCACGTTTCCGCATCCGCAGTATTCCAACCCTCATGATCTTTAAACAAGGCCAGATGGTCGACATCCTCAACGGTGCGCTGCCAAAAGCACAGTTTGAGAGCTGGCTGGACGAATCGCTGTAGAGAATTGGGATAAGATCGTGAGGGATTATTGCCTCCTACCCTTTTGGTCTACCCGTCTGTCGATTAGAATGTCGCCTTTCTGAACCTGCTTCTCAATAATGAAAACGAAGCAGGTTCGTTGCAGACTCTCATGGCGTCATCTATTTCATGATCAACCCTCCTTTAATGGTCAACCGTCCCTTCATGGACAATGCCGTACTCCGCCTGCGCCAACAACGTCTTGAGCAGTCAACCAAACCGTTTCGCGCCCGTGGCTGCCGCGTAGTACGCTGCCAGCAGTGTTTATTACCCGCAACCAACTGCCTGTGTCACACCATTCAGGTGCAGGAATCCCGCAGCCGCGTCTGTCTGATCATGTTTGATACCGAGCCGTTAAAGCCGAGCAATACCGGACGTCTTATCGCCGATATTCTTCCCGAGACGCAGGCGTTTAGCTGGTCACGCACCGAACCAGACCCCGAATTGCTTGCGACTCTGCAAAACCCAGACGTTCAGCCCTATCTGGTTTTCCTTGCCGATGCAGCGGAAGAAGGGCGTCAGGTGTTTCAGCAGCTTCCCGCAACGGAAAAACCCGCCCTGTTTGTTTTGCTCGACGGAACCTGGCCGGAAGCACGTAAAATGTTCCGTAAAAGCCCCTACCTGGACAACCTGCCGATCCTGTCGCTGAATGTAGAGGCACTGTCCCGCTATCAACTGCGTGAAGCCAGCAGCCCAGGGCAGCACTGCACCGCCGAAATTGCCATCGCCCTGCTCGCACAGGCGGGGGACATCGTCGCGGCCGACGCGCTATCACAGCATTTTGACCGTTTCCGGCGACACTATCTGGCAGGGAAATCACACCACAGCTTGCGAGAAAGTTTACACACCGTCACAGCACAACCGACAGAAAGCGTTTAGTATCAAAGGGGATTGATGTGAAGGAGTGACGCATGAGCCAGCGCGGATTGGAAGCACTGTTACGCCCTAAGTCTATCGCCGTTCTCGGCGCGTCCGAAAAACCGGGAAGAGCGGGTTTTCTGATGATGAAAAACTTGCTGGACGGCCATTTCAGCGGCCCCGTGCTGCCTGTTACACCGAAATATCGAGCCGTCTGCGGCGTGCTGGCCTATCCGACTGTCTCCAGCCTGCCCATGACGCCCGATCTTGCCGTGATTTGCACCAACGCCAGCCGTAATCTCACGCTGTTAGACGATCTGGGACAGAAAGGCTGCAAAACGGTCATCATCCTCTCCGCACCACCGGCCCAGTTCAGCGAATTAAAGGCCTGCGCCGTGCGCTACCACATTCGTCTACTTGGCCCTAATAGCCTCGGGCTACTCGCCCCCTGGCAAGGCCTGAATGCCAGCTTTTCCCCAGTCCCGATTATGAAAGGCAAGCTGGCATTCATTTCGCAATCGGCCGCCGTGTCCAACACGATACTGGACTGGGCGCAGCAGCGCGGTATTGGCTTTTCCTATTTCATCGCGTTGGGCGACAGTCTGGATATCGATGTCGACGACCTGTTAGATTTTCTGGCACGCGATGGCAAAACCAGTGCGATTCTGCTGCATCTGGAACACATCAGCGATGCGCGCCGCTTTCTTTCCGCTTCGCGTAGCGCATCCCGGAATAAACCGATACTGGTGATAAAAAGCGGGCGTAGCCAGCAAGCACAGCAGTTGCTGAATGACCAGCGCCACGGTCTGGATGCTGCCTATGATGCGGCAATTCAACGCGCAGGCTTACTTCGGGTACGGGATACGCATGAGCTTTTTTCCGCGGTGGAAACCTTAAGCCACCTGCGACCGCTGCGTGGTGAACGCTTGATGCTGGTGAGTAATGGTGCATCGCCCGCCGCACAGGCGCTGGATCAGCTCCTCAGCCGACAAGGCAAGCTGGCACAGCTCAGCGAGGCGACACGACAAGCGCTACAGGAAGCACTGCCGCCAACTGTCGTTATCGGCAATCCGCTCGATCTGCGTGATGACGCGACAGCCGCTCGCTATCTGGCAGCCGTTTCGGTATTACTGGACAGCGATGAAGTCGATGCGCTCTTGATCATTCACGCACCCAGCGCCGCCGCCCCCAGCACCGAGTGCGCCGCGCAATTGATTACGCTCTTTCAACAGCATCCGCGTGGGAAAAGAATTACGCTGCTGACCAACTGGTGCGGCGAATTCTCCTCGCAGGAAGCACGACGCTTGTTTAACGATGCAGGCATTCCGACCTATCGCACGCCGGAAGGTGCAGTTACGGCATTTATGCATATCGTCGAATATCGACGTAATCAGAAGCAGCTAAAGGAAACCCCGGCGCTGCCGCTGAATTTAGGCATCAACGCCAGTCAGGCACATGCGCTGATTCATCAGGCACTGTCAGATGGCGTGACGCAGCTCGACACGCATGAAGTTCAGCCGATCCTGCAAGCCTACGGCTTAGATACGTTACCCCACCTGGATTGCTGGCGACAGCGCAGAAGCCGTCCATATCGCCGAACAAATTGGCTATCCGGTCGCGATTAAGCTGAGATCGCCAGATATTCCGCATAAATCAGAAGTTCAGGGCGTCATGCTATACCTGCGAACCGCCAGAGAAGTCCAGCAGGCGGCAGATGCCATTCTTGACCGCGTGAAGCGCACCTATCCACAGGCACGTATCTACGGCCTGCTGGTACAGAGCATGGCAAATCGCGCCGGTGCGCAGGAGCTCAGGATTGCCGTCGAGCAAGACCCCGTTTTCGGCCCACTGATTATGCTAGGAGAAGGCGGCGTTGAGTGGCGAGAAAAACAGGCGGCTGTCGCTCTGCCTCCGCTGAATATGACGCTGGCGCGCTATTTGGTGCTGCAAGCGGTGAAAGGTGGCAAGATTCGAGAATACAGCGCGCTTCGTCCGCTGGATATTCCCGCACTCAGCCGTTTGCTAGTTCAGGTTTCCAACCTGACTCTCGACTGCCCTGAAATTTCCCGGTTAGACATCCATCCTCTGCTGGCATCCGGGGATACGTTTACGCTGCTGGATGTCACGCTACATCTGACGCCGTTCAGTGGCGATCCGCAATCAAGGCTGGCAATCCGCCCTTATCCACACGAGTTGGAAGAAACAGTCACCCTTAAAAATGGTGATAGTTGTCTGTTCCGGCCAATTTTGCCGGAAGATGAACCACTGCTCAGTTCGTTCATTGCAAGAGTGACGAAAGAAGACCTGTATTACCGTTATTTCAGCGAAATTAATGAATTTACTCACGAAGACTTAGCCAATATGACACAAATTGACTACGATCGTGAGATGGCATTCGTTGCCGTACGCCAACGCGGTGAGGAGACGGAAATTATTGGCGTGACGCGGGCGATTTCCGATCCAGATAATACGGATGCGGAATTTGCCGTGCTGGTGCGATCCGACCTGAAAGGGCTAGGCCTTGGCAGGCGGTTGCTGGAAAAGCTGATTGATTACGCCAAAAACGCATGGCCTCTCCCGCTTGACCGGCATCACCATGCCGCATAATCAAGGCATGATACAGCTGTCCAAAAAGCTCGGTTTTCACATCGACGTACAATTAGAAGAGGGAATTGTGACACTGGAATTGCCGCTGAAGATTTGATAGTACGACGTGACATAGCTCGTGCAACCGGAATGGTGATACCCATTCAATGGCAAAACAGGCTCACAACAGCCGGAAAGTAATGGTATTATCGCCCATTCGGCTACTCCTTAACTTTTGATAATGACCAGAAGGTCATATACCCTAGTGCAGCTCGAAGTATGGTGGGTATAAACTAATGAGAGAAGAAACGCGCTGTGATGCTGTCAAATTTTAAACGCAATAAATACCAACAGCACCTTGCACAACTGCCCAGAATTCCTCAGAACGCAGATGATGTTCAGACGTTGCATTCGCCTGAGCTTTTCCGCACGACGCTGATTAACGCCATTCTGAGTGCTAAAAAACGCATTTATATCGTGGCGTTGTATCTTGAGCGCGATGATGGCGGCATGGGGATTCTATCTGCAATTTATGAAGCCAAACGACAATGCCCAGAGCTGGATGTCCGTGTTTTGGTAGACTGGCATCGTGCTCAGCGCGGCAGGATCGGCGCTGCGGCAGAAAATACCAATGCCGATTGGTATTGCGACATGGCGAAAAAACATCCAGACACCCATTTCCCTATCTATGGAATTCCTGTCAACACACGCGAAGCGTTGGGCGTGCTGCATCTGAAAGGGTTCATTGTCGATGACACGGTCATCTACAGCGGGGCAAGCCTGAATGATGTTTATCTGCATCAGCACCAGAAGTACCGTTATGACCGCTACCAGCTGATTCATAATCCGGCATTAGCCGATACGATGGTGCAATATATCCAGACAATGCTGTCGGCTCCGGCGGTGCAGCGCTTAGATCATACCGATCGCCCGAAAAGCCTCGAAATCAAAAATGATATCAAGCAGTTCCGCCAAACGTTGCGCACCGCCAGTTATCAGCTACCAGAACACAGTGCAGATGCAAACGAATTAAGCGTCACACCACTGGTCGGGTTAGGAAAACAAAGTCCGCTGAATAAGACCATACATCACCTGATGTATTGCGCTGACGAGCACTTGGTTATCTGTACCCCTTATTTCAACCTACCAGCGCTGCTGGTGAGAAATATCATTCGGCTATTGCGAGACGGTAAAAAAGTAGAAATTATTATCGGTGATAAGACCGCTAACGATTTCTATATTCCAGAAGACCAGCCTTTCAAAATCATCGGTGCGTTACCGTATCTCTATGAGATCAACCTTCGCCGTTTTCTGAGCCGCCTGGAGCGCTACATTGAGAATCAGCAGCTTGTTGTGCGGCTATGGAAAGACGGTGATAACAGCTTCCACCTGAAAGGCATGTGGGTTGATGACAAGTGGCAGTTGTTGACGGGGAATAACCTTAACCCGCGCGCATGGCGTCTGGATCTGGAAAACGCCATCCTGATTCACGATCCTCAGCAGATCCTATTGCAGCAACGTCTGGACGAGCTGGACACGATCAGGACACATACCCACGTCGTACAAAGCTATACGGAACTGGAGAGCATTGCACAATATCCAGTGAAAGTCCGCAAGCTGATACGACGACTGCGCCGTATTCGTATAGACAGGCTCATTAGTCGTATTCTCTAAGACCTGTGCAATGCTTTAAAAAAACCTCGGAAACCGAGGTTTTT includes these proteins:
- a CDS encoding tRNA/rRNA methyltransferase — encoded protein: MSDSFNSKSGKVRVMYVRSDDEGEKENKNKRPADKDRRGDRRDGSGSRDQREKPKHPRDVNPRYARENPSRDGDSNAKSPWGNKDRNERSGDKPRRPRGDDTGGYESPWKTVSRAPSDSETPDHGGITGKSHIDPEQLRRQRQEETRVYGENACQALFKNRSEVIVRAWFLQEVTPRFRDALRWMAANRKAYHVVEEEELIKASGTEHHGGVCFLIKKRQGMDVREYLKTADEHDCVLALEDVGNPHNLGGIMRSCAHFGVKGVLVQDAALLESGAAVRTAEGGAEHVKAINADDFLSVLTEFRNAGYTIVTTSSHKGTALSKATLPAKTVIVLGQEGDGLSDSAWQQGDVKVSIGGTGKVESLNISVATGILLSEWWRQNQA
- a CDS encoding tRNA-uridine aminocarboxypropyltransferase, yielding MDNAVLRLRQQRLEQSTKPFRARGCRVVRCQQCLLPATNCLCHTIQVQESRSRVCLIMFDTEPLKPSNTGRLIADILPETQAFSWSRTEPDPELLATLQNPDVQPYLVFLADAAEEGRQVFQQLPATEKPALFVLLDGTWPEARKMFRKSPYLDNLPILSLNVEALSRYQLREASSPGQHCTAEIAIALLAQAGDIVAADALSQHFDRFRRHYLAGKSHHSLRESLHTVTAQPTESV
- the pssA gene encoding CDP-diacylglycerol--serine O-phosphatidyltransferase, which encodes MLSNFKRNKYQQHLAQLPRIPQNADDVQTLHSPELFRTTLINAILSAKKRIYIVALYLERDDGGMGILSAIYEAKRQCPELDVRVLVDWHRAQRGRIGAAAENTNADWYCDMAKKHPDTHFPIYGIPVNTREALGVLHLKGFIVDDTVIYSGASLNDVYLHQHQKYRYDRYQLIHNPALADTMVQYIQTMLSAPAVQRLDHTDRPKSLEIKNDIKQFRQTLRTASYQLPEHSADANELSVTPLVGLGKQSPLNKTIHHLMYCADEHLVICTPYFNLPALLVRNIIRLLRDGKKVEIIIGDKTANDFYIPEDQPFKIIGALPYLYEINLRRFLSRLERYIENQQLVVRLWKDGDNSFHLKGMWVDDKWQLLTGNNLNPRAWRLDLENAILIHDPQQILLQQRLDELDTIRTHTHVVQSYTELESIAQYPVKVRKLIRRLRRIRIDRLISRIL
- the trxC gene encoding thioredoxin TrxC encodes the protein MNTVCGSCQTTNRLPEERVDDHAKCGRCGETLFSGDVINATEATLDKLLQDDLPVVVDFWAPWCGPCVNFAPVFENVAQERSGTIRFIKVNTEAEPALSARFRIRSIPTLMIFKQGQMVDILNGALPKAQFESWLDESL